AAGTAGAAGCATCATTTCTATCAGATGATGAGTATAAGAAAACAGGTTCAGATGGTTTTGGTATTGGCAATCTTGGTACTGGGGCGATGCTAAAATTCCCATCACTAGAAGGGCTTGTGCTTGAAGCAGTCCTAGAAGAGCAGGCCGGCTGCAATGCCTGCAGCTCAGGCTGGGGTCGCCTTACTGTGCAAGCGTCTTGGTGTTCGATGAAACTCTCCACCCTGAAAAGACAAGAAATTGGAATGATTCAAAGGGATTATCATTATAATAAGAATTAGATTATGGGAGTATATTTTTGGATTCTTGGTGTCTTTCAATAACCAAAATTGGCAATAGCAGCCAAGTCGAGGAGGCAATTAAGGTTTCCTCGTGTAGGGTTGCCAAGAAACAAAcgtattataaattatattattgatTAAGGATCTGTAGCGTGGATTATATGACTAGGTTTCCTCCCATATTAAATACATAAATGGGTTTAAAAAAATGCAATGGTTCTGTGTAAGCAAACGACTTGTTTTTTGGTCATGGGTAACTGGATATTGCTTATATTTAGCCAATGAAAACTCTTTCTAGCAGGAGTGGTGCACTGCCCATAAACCTCTACTGGTTAACCGGCATCACATACATGGGCAAGCATGAAGTCTTATCCATTACCGGAAATGATTGTTGGGTTTAAAATATCGATCGaaattctttctttttccttattaaaaatgagtatgaactTGAATTTCAGTGTGAGATCACCGAGAAGAAGAACAACAATAAATTAAACTGAAAAATACTTGAAAACGAGCATGCCTTTCATGGGGATTTTTAGGGTTTGTTgagaatctaattaattaatctagACCCAGAAAGGATATTAAAAATTTTACCTGGAAAAGACACGGCCACAGTCGCAAGAGTGGCCTCTTGTGCCGCAAGTCTTGAGGTGGGCTTTGTAATCAGATTGGACAGCATAACCTTTAGAGCATTTCTCACAAACCCACTGCTTGTGATTGCTGTGTTTCCTTCTAAAGTGCTTTTTTATCCCAACGAGATCGCCTAAAGCGTGACAAGGGTCATGGTGCAAGCAGCTTGGCTCTGGGCAtacataaactctcttcttcaccTCTTGTGTCTCTCTCTTCAACAACTTCCATGGTACTTTGTGTCTTCTCCTGTGCATTTGTAGGTTCTGGTCTCTTTGAAACCCTTGGTTGCAGATCTCACAAACATATCTATCTGATTCCAGCAAGGTCCTGGGAGATAGAGAGACAACCTCTGCATCTGGATCTATATTAAccatagaaaaagaaaaaaggattAAGAGAAAGAAATCCTGAGAATTGAAATAAGTATACAAGgaataattaaattgaataaacgggcaaatttttaatttttttgtagtATAGTACCTGGTGTTCCTGCaggttttcttttccttttgttggAGACCCCATTATCGAAGGCAGGGAAGGGATCAGATGGAACGCTTGAAGTAGTGTTGTCTAGCATAGATGGATTGCTGGGATTTGGAGACTATATGCAGTTATTGGTGAAGTGAAAGAAATCAATCTTTACCTGTACAGGTGGTGAAGTTTTTGGTGTAGTGGGGTTTTCAGCTTTAGTGATAGAAGGAAAtgggtagagagagagagagagaaacaaagtttttaagacagagaaagagagagggaacGCGGAGAAAGAAAAGCTCTTGCTTTCTGCAATCAACTTTCTTTAAGCTTTTTAGCTTTTGTATTTGGCCATGGGCTTTCTTGGCTTTGTTTTTTCATTGACCCCCACCCTTCACCTTGTGCAAGTAAAGGTTAGACGCAAAGGCTCTTGTATATAAAGCTCGCTCTCTACAGTCTCCtccgcgagagagagagagagagagagagagagagagagagaggctgaCCCAATCCTAATTGCTTGAAAATTTGAGCCCACGCACAGCGTTTGGACAGAAACAAAAAAACATCCCCTCCTCTGCTTCACAGTAAAACAAACGGCCATCATTCATATCACAATGTAATTTGCATGAATAGATGCAGGCCAGAGTCCCCTCTCTTACACGTGACCTCACTCCTCCTCCTCACATAATCCTTCTCCCTAGATCTGGCCAGGGCTGGTTGAAATCGTTAGTTTGGCAGGTCTCATGGTTTAGATTGGTTCAAGTTTAAAACGGTTTTAATTCAAAACATTTTCGGCTCGAAGCGGTTCATAACGATTTTAATTCCGtcccaatttatcaaattataattaatttttaagtgttatttatttaatttttaatgtaaaaaattaaagagatccaaatataaattcaatatacttatttttttaaaagaaacaaaacaATAAGTTTTTGAATCAATCCAATTTTGGTTCAAATTCAAGGAGAGGGAAGAACCGAATCGATACCTATACCCCAATTCTACGTTGATTCATCAACCGAAACTGttaatctagtttaatttcaaATTTGACTCGAGCTGATCtcaatttaattcacaatttcaacTGAACCATTATTCAATCTACTTTTTTTTTAttcctaattaaaaaaaaaaagttaaaagggggtaaaaaaaaaaataccttcTCTATTTTTCTTGATCCAACTCTtgctaaaaaatttaatatacaattgttttatttataattattaaattatacgtcattaatttatataagatcataattaacaaaataaatttaatttaattatgattgaaacttaaATTAAAAACTTCATAATTTGATTATCATCTTAATTGAGAAAATTTTAATAGCATTACACTAAAAAGTGAACAACAAAAGTGACCGTGTTTTAATGATAGCATTCTAAATCGGATTAAATGTCATGTTTTTGAAAATCAGCTTTTGTAAAGGTAGAAATGAGAGACGTCCGGTCTCTTTCAATAGGGTTGTAATCATTTAAACAAGGGAATTTTAACCCTTCTTAGTTACAACCAAACGTTGCCGCTTTTATCATTGCATGACGTGGTCTTCAATTTTAAGGtaattgttttcttcataaaaaaaaattacgagGAAAATTTTGTCCTTTGGGCTTCACATTTATGTCCTTGGGCTCCAGGTTTTTAGCTCGAGAAATAATTATATtgtacaaaaaataaaaattatgttggACTCCACTTTAGAAATTCAACCCTAAAATAATGTGAAGTTAATTTAATGCTATTGGAATTATATTTTAAGCATTTACGTGTTTAGTTaaagtatttataaattattaataaattaatgtatttattagtaaaataataaaaaataatatttaatgagatttatgataaaattttaaaaattaattaaaaataatatagtaaaatattttgTCAAACTAGTTTATAAGCATAAAACTTGTAAATactaaaatgaaaaattgagtcattcaacttattattttttttagcttataagtttaacttataaaattaaaaattattataaacaaataaGTTAGCTTATTTTTAGAATTTATAAACTGATTTGATAATTTATAAGCTAAGTCGTGGGTAgcaaaataaatgaataataataaAAGTAGTAATCAATAACTAAGATcaacttcttttcttttctctaataaaGAAGAAGGATGTATAGCATATAGCATCTTTAATTAATTCTATATTCATACTTAATTAACAAAAATAGAAGATTTAAAACATGAGAGAAAAGTATTAAATATAGGATAGGAATATTAAGTAGATGGCTTGGTAGACCCCATTATATATACTCAAGGATCAGCCATATGATGAGCATTTCTGAAACTGTAAGCTACGAGAATTTATAATTAACTCAATGTACATATGGGTGTGTGTAGAAATGGGGCCATATAAACTGGACACATCTGCATCTCTATTCGATCTTTAGAAGAAGCTCTCTGAAGCAGCTGGCTCTTTCAACAGTCAGAATATATGAAATTGCATCTTTGAATTCTTTGTTTGTGATTGATTGAAATACAGACATAGTCAGGGACAGAATTATTGCTCAGACTTCTgtgaaaaattttcattttggttcCTAGCTTCTTAATAAGTGGGATTTGTAAAAATTTATGATATGGCTACTATTAATTGTGGgttattttaatttgtaaaaataGACTGAATAAATACAGTTTAAAAATATGTAAATAAATACAGTTTAAAAACAACAAAAAGACATAACCTGTTGAAAAGCCACTTCTATAATAATCATCCACATCCATTAATTCATAACATTCCCACCATATAAATTCAACATATTCAAttgaaataatttcaatataaatgCATCTCACTTGAAATTTTCCAAATAGCTCATCCTTCATCTTGTTGGGTATTTTTGCCCAAGATAAGTCATGCCAAACTAAATGAATACCCTAAAATAACAAGTATTTTCCATTAAAATCCGGCAGCATTTTAGCTTTTTTTCAAACATCTAACAACAAAAAGACACAACCTATTGAAAAGCCACTTCTATAATAATCATCCACATCCATTAATTCACAACCTTCCCACCATATAAATTCAACatattcaattgaattaatttcaaTATAAATAGGTCATTTGTATCTCACTTGAAATTTTCCAAATAGCTCATCCTTCATCTTGTTGGGTATTTCTGCCCAAGATAAGTCatgccaaactaaataaatacccTAAAATAACAAGTATTTTCCATTAAAATCCAGCAGCATTTCAGCTGTTTTTCAAACATCTAATAACAAAAAAGACACAACCTGTTGAAAAGCCACTTCTATAATAATCATCCACATCCATTAATTCACAACCTTCTCACCATATAAATTCAACatattcaattgaattaatttcaaTATAAATAGGTAATTTGTATCTCACTTGAAATTTTCCAAATAGCCCATCCTTCATCTTGTTAGGTATTTTTGCCCAAGTTTTCCATGGAGCCGTAAAGTGCATTTTAATGTCATTGGTTATTGACCGAGAGACAGATATATCCAAGAAGCTGCACCATTAATAACATTTAAAGTAAAAAAACTTCACTtaataagaaattttttttttttgtaaaagatTTGTTTAATTTATCTCAATTGTCTTAAATATTGTTACTTACACAAGGCCCCTTAATCTTATCATCTGTCGATTTGTTGGGTTTACTGGTGTTGGCTGCCCTAAATTCGAACCTCTAGTTTGAACTGATGATGATGACGATGCTGCTACTTGTCCCCCTAACTGTAGTGGAGTAGGTGAAACTTGAGTATCCACTGGCAGCTGTAGTGGCTCATGCCCTATGCTTTGGTCTTCATCTTGTTCATCCCTCAAAGACTGCATGGGTTGAGACATTGTGTCCTGTTGAACCCGTCCTTTACCTCTAGATGATGATATTCTATGAGGAATCCTGTAAAGCACAATATCCATAAGTACCAAAGAGCAAATAAATGCATATATGTAAGAATTTCATATGGATTGCAAGCTATGCAAAAATAATAGCTTCACAatcaaatataataataaaacacAAAATTACACAACAACTTAAGCATGAAATAGTGAAATTACCCTTTTTGTACTATACAATAATGAAAATCAATCATCATCACTATCATCATCTTTGTCGTTTTCATTTTCGTCTTCGTCTTCATCTTCCTCTTTGTCTTCCTCTTCTTTTTCCTCTTCgtcttcctcctcctcctcctcctcatcctCTCTACTTGGTTGCACCAAATGTTGCAATTCATTTTCATCTAACTCTACTATATGATTTGAATCAAGTAGCAAGCATGGATCTTCAAGTCAGTAGTTGGTAAAATTTCTAAAGGTCGAGAGATATCATCTTCTTGGTAAGCAACCTCATCAGAAGTAAACCCGTTATCACTTATATCAACTACCTTATGAATGTTAAATGTGCTCCTAGCTTTGGTTTTGAATACTGCACACCAATCACCCCTTATTTTATTAATTGCATGATATTTTGTGTAACACACTTGCTGAGCTTGATGGGCTAAAATAAATGGATCATTAGAGGCAAGCCTTGATTTGGGATGAATTTCTATAAGCCCGTTCTGAGGATGGACTCTTATCCTTTTATTAGTGTCAAACCATTCACATTTGAAAAGAATTATATTGTTTCCTACTCCAAAATACTCCAACTATAGTACTTCATTCAACAAACCATAATAATCACTTTCATATTCATTGTAACAACTTCCTTTCACCCAAACACCACTATTCAATGTTTTTCGATCTCTACCATAATCATGTGTATGAAATTTAAAACCATTCACAAAGTACCCCTTATATAATTGAACTGTACGTCTAGGGCCTTGAGCTATTTGGTAGATGCGCTCTTCAACTTCATTCTTCTCTACATATTCTTTGAACCAATTTGCAAAGTCTTATTCCCGCAATTATTCCAATTGTTGGTCATTGATATCTGGTATTATACCTTGTAAATGGTCATCAAACATCCTACACAATAATTTGATCACTTATATGTtgtatttcattaattaaaaagaGGACACATGTTAGCTAGGAATACTTACTCAATAAATGGTTCGATCTCTTGACAATTCAACAATACATAAATATGAGCAGCAGAATACTTCTCATTTGACATGATCCTTCTATGCAGTATTCGACCAAAAGGTCCACCTGAATGAgtgaaaattgaaatgcgccCCATTGGTTCAATGTTTCCCCCATCATCATTTCTTGGAACTTTATTTAATCTTGTTGGGATTTGTGGCTCAAAGTAATGAGAACAAAAGGTTGATATTTCCTCAATAATGTATGCCTCGATAATTGAACCCTCAACAGAAGCTTTATTTCGGACTTTTTTCTTCAAGTCAAAAAGGAACCTATTATTAACAAATTTGATTGTTATTTCATCAAgaaatatatatgtgaaataaataaaaaaaggcaTTTTTGCAATATTTACCGCTCGAATGGATACATCCAACGATATTGCACTAGTCCACCTACTTTGGCCTCATAAGCAATATGAATAGGCAAATGCTCCATTGAGTCAAAGAAACCAGGTGGGAATATCTTTTCTAACTTGCAAATTGTTTCAATAATGTTTTTTTTCTAATATCTCAATATTGTTTACATATAGTATAGTTGTAGTAATGTCCCTAAAAAAATGACTAAGCTCAGTTAATGGATCCCAAATTGCTTTAGGCAATATGTCACGAAATGCGATTGGGATCAATCTTTGCATCAATATGTGGCAGTCATGACTTTTCAATCCAAAAAACTTACAGTCCTCCACACTTACAGCCCGTGCAATGTTGAAAGCATATCCATCAGGCAATCTCAAATCCTTTAACCACTGACAAATTGTTTGTTTTTGTTCTTTATTCAAAGTATAAGTGGCTTTAAGTTTGTATACTCTACCATTATATTGCATTAAGTGTAATTTAGGACGCTTGCAATAAACTTTTAAGTCCTCTCTTGCTTTGGAGTTGTCCTTAGTTTTCCCATTCACATCCATAACTGTGTAGAATACATTGTCAAACACATTCTTCTCTATATGCATCACATCTAAATTATGCCGAATTAAATTTGAATTCCAATATGGAAGCTCCCAAAATATACTCCTCTTGACCCAATTGTGGTGTACACCAAATCCAGGTATTGTTTGCTTCCCACTAGTTGTCCTAAATACAATATCAGATAATGAATTTACCCGATTTTGTATAACATCACCAGACAAACGAGGAGGGGGGTGGACTCCTTTCTATGACACCTTTTTTGAATTTATCTTTTTGTCTTCTGTATGGATGGTTGAGAGGAAGAAATTGGCGATGACAATCAATGAATGATGCTTTCCCACTATGTTGAAGAACAAAAGCTTTACTACATTCCATGCAATATGGACAAGCCAATTTTCCATGTGTGCTCCATCCGGATAACATACCATATTTAGGAAAGTCGCTTATGTCCATAAAAGTGTTGCTTTCATATGAAATTTCTGCTTAGTATGATTATCTTGAGCCAAAACTCCTTCAGTCCATAACATTTTCAACTCATCAATCAAAGGCCTCAAGAACACATCCAAACTCTTGCTAGGGCTTTTAGGACTCGGAATCACCATATTCAAGAACATATAAGGTTTTTTCATGGCCATCCAAGGAGGTAAGTTATACACTGCAATTATTACTGGCCAATAAGAGTAAGGATTAGAACATTGGCCAAAGGGATTGAATCCATCAGTGCATAATCCAAGACGAACATTCCTAGGGTCAGATGCAAACAAAGGGTAAGTTCGATCGAAGTGCTTCCATGCCTCACTATCAACAGGATGTGACATAGTCCCATCAATATGTTGGTTAAAAGCATGCCATACCATGTGCTCTGCGGTTTTGGATGCCATACCATGTGCTCTGTGGTTTTGGATGACATAAACAACTTTTGAAGCCTAGGAATCAAAGGCAAGTAACGTAACACTTTATATGGTAGATTTTTTTGTCGAGCAGTGCTTGATTTCCTTGGCTTATATCCAGGGTGACCGCAAGTTTTGCATGATGTTCCATCACTGTTTTCTTTGTAATATAGCATGCAATTGTTGACACAGACATCGATTTTTTGATAACCAATCCCCAGAGTTGACATCATCTTCTTCGTGTTGTAAAAGTTGCTTGGCAAGAGATTACCTTCTGGTAGCATGCTCTTTATTATTGATAATAAATTGTCAAAACAATTATGACTAATGTGGAAATTTGACATGCAATTTAATAGTTGGGATATAACTGATAAGCGTGTATGATTATTGCAACCTTCCCATAAGGGAGCATCAGCATCATGTAATAAGCCATAGAAACTTGAAGCATTTGGATTTGGTTCCTCTTGTTCAAGGCCCATGAAACAATTTCTCACTCCAGCTATATCCTCATCAAATTTCATTGATTCCATAACCATACTTCTATAATTATTTATATCGGTTGGTTGAGTCATATCATCAATCGAAGTACTAGAAGTTGGTAAAGAATTAAATTCAGACATGAAACCTTCACCATGTGCATCCTACTTAGTATATGCCCCAACAAATCCAAATTTATACAAGTGATAAGTGACATCAATTCTTTGTAGGTATTTCTTGTTCTTACATTTAGAACAAGGATAACGAATCTTGTCATTAGAGACAAGATCTACTTGTGCATaggcaaaatttaaaaaatactcCACCCCAACCTCAAATTCAGGATTAAGGAAGCCATTGACATCTAATCACTTATAAATCCAACTACGATCTACAGACATGATGAATATTTTCTGAAATTCAAACAAAAGTggaaacaataattaaaaaattaatagaatACAATGAGACTACAGATCAAGTAAAATGCACAAATACAAATGAGCTAAGGCCTTGTTtggtttaaataaataattttatgagAAGTCTATTCTTCAGAAAGTAAGTTATGAAAGTAACTTATTTTCTAGTAAGTGAAAAAAAATGATATTTCACTTTTGAAGTAGTAAACACTTATTATCGACTAAACAAGTTAATTTTTTGCActtcttaaaaatttaaaatttattaactcATTTACTCCGACTAAATAAAGCCTAAATTACACACATCAATAAGACATAACATATGACAACATGTAAGACCAAGCATAAAAACaagtgaaaattaaatataaagtaaGCTCTGACATGATTCATGGGATAGCCGTTATAGTGCATtctttttattgaaaatttttaaaagcaATAATTAAAACTCTTAATTTGGTTATTATAAGatagaaaaatttaattattaaggtTCCAGTCTAATTAATTGGCCGTGTCTTTGAAAGCAaaacatcatatatatatatatatatatatatatatatatatatatatatatgttgtgaGATGAAGTTTGTTGGGTAAAGAAACTGACTTTGATATGCATGCATTCTAACTCATTCATCGATCCTAAATCCTAAATTGGATATCTCCAGCACCTTTTATATTTAGAAAACCcactataaaataataataataataataataataatctctcattatattttatattcttttaatatttgcaagaaataaataaaaataaaattttacataattattcttaatttatatttatttaaaaataattttaaaaattttaaaaatcaattaaattgagttattataaaattataaatttcaaataAGGGAATGGGATTATATTATTTTGCCAAAATTAAATTCACATTATTCTACTTgagaatgaattttttttttaattctctatATTTTATAATACTAGACCTAACAAATAATACTCAGAATTCTGTATCTATGTATTTTTATTCCATCCCTCACTTATTTTGGTGCATAGAGAATTAAACAGATGATGTGGAGAAGGTGGAGGTGTATTTGTGTAGGTAAGTAGGGGTTTCTTATGGCCCTATGCCCTGTGCTTTTTGTCTATTCTAATAGTCCCAAAtaaatgtgttttgaatgaaagactatttaattaagatttaattaagaaaatcaaCGTGAATGCTAAACGTTGTCATCGCAGAACACTAAATAGGTATACAAACATATTCCAATTGAACTAAAATCTCATTTTCAATAAAGTGATATActcaatttacaaaagaaaacaaaattataACACATAGAACTCagataatatgaattaatattactCATTTCACATCTGGAGAAGATTGTTCACAGTAACAGTGATAGAATTTGTTCACTGCAAGTCCTACAAAGTTTAATGCATTGGATTCTTAATTCACAAACTAGTGGACTCTAGTTACTAAAAGAAAAAGAGCAAGTTCCGAGATCATCACCCTTTTAAGCTAAAAAAGTTGGTCCGAG
The Hevea brasiliensis isolate MT/VB/25A 57/8 chromosome 15, ASM3005281v1, whole genome shotgun sequence genome window above contains:
- the LOC110668900 gene encoding zinc finger protein SHOOT GRAVITROPISM 5; the protein is MLDNTTSSVPSDPFPAFDNGVSNKRKRKPAGTPDPDAEVVSLSPRTLLESDRYVCEICNQGFQRDQNLQMHRRRHKVPWKLLKRETQEVKKRVYVCPEPSCLHHDPCHALGDLVGIKKHFRRKHSNHKQWVCEKCSKGYAVQSDYKAHLKTCGTRGHSCDCGRVFSRVESFIEHQDACTVRRPQPELQALQPACSSRTASSTSPSSDGNFSIAPVPRLPIPKPSEPVFLYSSSDRNDASTSSRQEHNLELQLLPSSTTRLSQNPDESYPTNLKLSIGSSSRGEKNESNQTSLDTIREKSGGDPTLEAAKLKEFANEQLRLAMAEKAYAEEARQQAKRQLDMAELEFANAKRIRQQAQAELEKAQVLREQATKKISSTIMQITCQACKQQFQAPAVAAPADETSLAMSYMSSATTEGEGE